The genomic segment GCACGTCGTCCAGCCGTCCTCGGTCCACGCCTCCCAGACCAGCGGCGGCTGCCGCGGGTCCACGCCGACGCCGTCGACCACGCTGTCCAGTTCCAGTACGACCGCGCAGTACGGTACGGCGGCGGTCAGCCCGAACAGCATGCAGTCGCCGGGCCGCGGGGACTCGGCGAAGCACATCAGGTCCTTGCCCTCGGCGAGGTCGGCCGTCCGGTCGGCGACCGGCTCACCGGGAAGCTGGGTGACCAGATACCGCAACTCACAAGGGACGACGGCCAGTTCGCCCTCGGTGGCGAAGACGACCGCCTCCTCGCTCTCGGTGCGCACGGTGGCGACCTCGGTGCCCACGGACAGCACGACCGGCTCCTCCTGCGGTGCCGACAGCCAGAACGTCACATCCGTGCGGGCGGCCGAGGGAGGGAACAGGGTGATGCCCACCAGGTCCAGGAACGCCAGATGGTTCTTCTCCGGCACCCGGTTGAGCCGGTAGACGATCTGGTCGGCCATGTGGGCGACCGTCTCCACCAGGGTGACGCCGGGGTCGGAGACGTTGTGGTCGGTCCACTCCGGGGCCCGCTGCTGGATGTAGCGCTTGGCGTCGTCGACGAACTGCTGGAAGCGGCGGTCGTCGAGGTTCGGGGAGGGCAGGGCCATCAGCGGTCGCTTTCGGGACGGTCGGAGCCTTCGGAAGCCAGGTCCGGCTCGTCGTGGGAGGGGATGACGTAGAACGGGAAGACCAGGCTGCGCGGGTTGTTGGTGCCGCGGATCGCGTAGCGGACGTCGATGAACAGGACGCCCTGGTCGGCGCCCGCCGTCACCTCGACGTCGGTCACCTCGATCCGCGGCTCCCAGCGGTCGAGGCTCGCGTACACCTCGTGCTGGATACGGCCGGCGGTGGCCTCGTTGACCGGCGCGAACACCAGGTCGTGGATGGCGCAGCCGAACTCGGGGCGCATCGGCCGCTCACCCGGCGAGGTGGCCAGGATCAGCCGGATGGCCTCCTCGACCTCGCGCTCCCCGCTGACCAGGGCGATGCCCCCGGTGGGCCCGATGCGCAACGGGAACGCCCAGCCGGATCCGACGAACTGCTCGGCCATCGTGGGCCGCCCTCCTTCTGAAGTACGTGGGTGCTCGAAGTACGTGGGTTCTCGAAGTACGTGGTGTGCGAGGTGAGTGGGGGTGCGCGTGGGCTCTCGGCCGTCACCCGAACGGATATTTGACCGTGTTGACGAAGAACCCCCCGAAGATGTCGACCTTGACGGCCTTGAGGCCCAACTGGCCCACGGCGTTGATCTGCACGGTCCCGGCGGCGTTGACCGTCGCCGCGCCGGCCGCGCTGAGGTTGAGGGCGCCCATCGCGTTCACGTTCACCACACCGCCCAGCGACCGGAGGCTGACCAGCCCCTGGCCCTGGAGGTTGAGGGGCCCGCCGCTCCTGATGGTCACGGACCGCCGCGCGCTCAGCGTCAGATCGGTCCCGGCCTTCACGGACACCGACGTACCGCCCGTGATGCTGACGGCACCCTTGCTGTCCACCGTGATCTCGGTCTTCGTCCGGTCGAGGTTGATGATCAGCCGGTCGTTGCCGGTGGCGAGGCGGACGCCCTGCTTGCGCAGGCCGGTCTGCTGGCTGAGCAGGTCGACCCGGTTGCCCTCCCGGTCGGACAGGGTGTGCCGGATCGCCTTCTTCTTGACCGGGTCGTGCAGCCACACGTCCTTCACGGGGGTCGGCTTGTCGACGCCGTTGTAGAGACCGCCGATGACGAACGGGTGGTCGAGCGAGCCCCGGTCGAAGGCGACCAGCACCTCGTCCCCGACGTCCAGCGGGAAGATCCCGCCGCCGCCCTTGCCGCCCATCTGCACGGTCCGCGTCCAGTCGCTGACGTACGTGTCGTCCAGCCACGGGAACTGGAGCTTCACCCGGCCCTGCTTCAGCGGATCCTGTACGTCGGTGACCAGCGCGTTGGCCACGCTCGGCAGCCGGGGCGCCGCCGTACCGCCACCCGACGTCAGGCCGAAGAGCGAGCGCCACTGCCGGCCGCTGACGGTCACCCAGGTCTCGTAGTGGCTGCCGTCGCCGAAGGAGTGCCGGACGGAGGTGCAGGTGTACTTGCCCTCGAACGGGGCGCCCACCTCGGTGAGCGTCACCGGCACACCGGGCCGCAGCTGTGGGTTGCCGCGCACCGTGACCTCCAGCTCGGCGAAGGAGGAGGTGATGTCGTCGGCGAGGGAGCCGGCGGCGTGCGTGACCTCGCTCTGGAGGTCGTACGGGACGTCCGTCTCGACCAGCTTGGCGGCCTTGAACGCGCCCGCCGCCTTCTGCGGGGTGCTGCCGATGGCGATACCGGGGTGGGAGTTCGCCGGGGTCGTCGCCGTGAGCTTCTTCTTCGTCGTGACGTTCCAGCCGCGCGCCTCGACCCTGCCGACCTGGTCGGCCGCGGTGACGGCGGCCCGGCAGCGCAGGATGTCGACCCCCGCCTGCAGCACGAAGGGGCTCTTCTCGCCGGGGGTGCTCGTCGGGGGCGCGCCGGACGCCGGCTTCGGCTTGACGAACTGGAACTTCCCCTTGGCGTCCAGCGACATCACCATCTCGTTCTCGTCGGCGAGCCGCGCCAGGAAGTCCCAGTCCGTCACATTGGACTGCGAGATGAAGTCGTAGACCGTCTTGGTGCCCTGCACCTGCCCGACCGGGATGCCGTTCATCCCGGCCAGCTTGCGGGCGATGTCGGCGGCCGTCTGATTGCGGTACGCCGCCACCCTGCGCACCCGCATCAGCCGGTGGCCCGGGTCGTAGCCGCGGACGACGGTGAAGGTGCCGGTGCCGTCGTAGTCGGTCTCCATGCCGGTGACCTCACCGGTGAGCAGCGGGGACGCCGCGCCCTGCCCGTCGGCGACGGGCGCGATGACGACCTTGGTGCCGAACCTGACGTTCAGTTTGCCCAGCAGCAGGCCGTGCGGGTCCCGGAAGGTGAGCCGGAACGCGCCGGGCACCCCGGCTCCGAGATCGACCCACCCGCCGACCAGCAGATCGGCGTACTCCGGCGGCAGCTTCGCGCCGTCGAGGGTGACATGGATGACGTTGGAGAAGGACGGCTTCACCATCAGAAACCCACCTCCTCGGCCGCCGGGAGGACGAGTTCGATGCCGGTGGGCAGACGCGTGGGATCGTCGATGCCATTGGCCTCCGCGATCGCCCGCCACGCGGACGCGTTGCCGTACTCCCGCCACGCCAGCGACTGGAGCGAGTCGCCCGCGACGACCCGGTGCACACTTCGCGCGGTGAGCGCGCCCGAGGTCGGGTTCTGCCCCTTGGTCGTACTGGGGATCTCGTGCAGCGACATCCGGCAGGTGGCCCGGATCGGCACACCGGTCGTCCCGAACAGCGAGTACGTGACGTCCACGGAGCTGACGTACGCCGTGAAGCGGGCCGTCGAGAACGACCCCCACTGGAACACCACCCATGGCGGCGACGGCTGTTTCGCGGCGAGGCTCTTGGTCGTCACCTCGCAGCACGACAGCAGCGACTCCACCTTCTTCAGCACCGTGGTGCCGCTCGGCTTGTCGGAGGAGTCGAGGAAGATCTCGACGTTCATCTCCCGCGCCTCGGGCCCCATGAACTCCGGCAGGGCGCCGTCGCGTACGGCCGCGCTGATCGTGGTCTTCCACTGGGCGCCCCGGCGCAGCGTCAGCTCCGCCGGATTGAACTCGAAGCTGAACGTCTTCATCAGCCCGCCCGGCGTCGTGCTCGTCCCCACCGGCGGCTCGTGAATGGCCAGTGTGGCCCGCACGAGGCTCTTGCCCGCGCCGCCCTTGCTGCCCTTCGCCATGTCCTGTGCCCGCCCCTCAGTCCGTGAATCCGTGGTGCGTGATCTCCAGGACCTCGGTCGCCACGCTCGGGTTCGCCGGGTCCAGGGACGGCCCCTGCCAGCTCACCGGCAGGACGTCGATCAGCCCCCAGTGCGCCACCTCCGAGCCGTCCGCGCGCAGTGCCGCGATCTGGGCCGTCGGACGCTTCACACCGGTCGCCACGGACGAGATCCACGCCGCGACCTTCGCCGTGTCCGGCGTCAGCGGCCTCGTCAGCCGGATGTTCGAGAACGTCACACGTGACGGGAACTGCCAGACGAACCCGTTGTTCCCGCCCTCCTGGCGGTGCTCGATCTCCACCGTCGAGGACAGCCCCTCACACCCGTTGAAGTAACCGAGGCTCTCGCCGTCGATCGTCAGGGTGAAGAAGATGGTGGAGCCCGGGTCGAGATCGCGGGGCATCGGGGAGGGCCTTTCTGCGGACAGGGGTCGGGTGGTGCGGGTGGAGCGGGTACGGGGCGGACGGGTCGGTTGGCCGGGGCCGATGTGGGTCAGTGGCGGGGGTCGCGGAGTTTCCCTACGCGCTCGCGGTCGAGACGTAGTTCGGTGCGGACGAGGCGGGTGATCCGGCCGATGAGCTTGTGCGTCAGCTCGTCGAGCTGGAAGTCGGTGAGGGAACGGGGGTCGAACTGGGCCTTGGAGGGCTCGGCGTTCTCGGGGGGTGTCGAGGCCGACGAGGTACGCGGGGGGCGTGCGGTCGCCGTGACGGGTGAGACGGCCGAGGTCGTGGTGGCCGGGGTGGGGCGAAGGGGGATGCCGGGGGCTCGCTGGATGGGTGCGGGTGCGGGTGCGGTGGGTGTGGGTGCCGGTGCCGGTGGGATGAGGGGTGCGGGTACGGGGGTGGTGAGGGCCTGGCGCTGGGCTACTGCTCGGGCGGGGAGCGGGCTCGGCTTCCGCGGGGCCTGCGAGGGCGTCACGGGGGCCACGGCCAGGGGGAGCGCGGTACGGGACAGAGGGGCGGGCTTGTCCGCCGCGAGGCGCTGCACGGCGGGGCCGGTGCCGGGGGACGACGGGCGGCGCAGGGGTACGGCGGCCGACGTCGCCTGACGCTGGAGGGCGGGGGGCGGTGTCGTGGTGGGCAGGGCCGAGGTGAGGGCGCGGGTGGGGGTGAGGGGGCGTACGGGGGTGGGGGTGGGCGCGGGCCGAGAGGGCTGGGCTTCCGTCGCCGCCGGTGCTGGGGCAGAGCTTGATCGTTCAGGGGTGTGCGGGGCCAGGCTGTGCCGGGCCGGGGTGTGGGGCGGTCGAGGGCCGGGTGTGGCCGGTCGCGCGGTTCCCCGCGCCCCTTGCGCCCCTTGCGCCCCTTCAGGGCGCCGGCCGTGGACCGTGGGGGTCAGCGGGGCGACGGCCGGGGCTGCCGGTGCGCGGTGCGCGGTTCCCAGGTGCGCCGTTGTCGCTCGCTGTACGGGAGATACGGGAGAGGGGCCGGTGGAGCGTGTACCGCCGGGAGCGCCGCGCCCGGAGAGGGGCTTCGCGTCCTGGGGCGGGGTGGAGAGGGGGGCGCCGAGCAGGGGGCGCTGACGGGGGGCGGTCGGGTTGGTGGTCGCGGCGTGGGCGCGGTCTGCCGAGATCGGGGCCGGGGCCGGGGCCGGGGGTGTGGGAGTGGTCGGTCCGGTCGGCTGCGGGGAGGGGAACGACGGCGGAGGAGTGGTCGCGGCGGCGGCCGGGACAGGGCCGGAGAGGGGGGCGCCTAGGCCTGTGCGCCGTGCGCTGCCGACAGTGCTCCGCTGGAGGAGGTGGGTGCCCGGGGTGGGGCCGATCGGGCCGGGCGCGGGCGAGTTCGGGGTGGCGGGTGCCGGGGGCGGGGCGACCGGGGGTGTGGGGCTGCTGGGGCCGGTTGCGGTCCGCTGGAGGACAGGGGTGCCGTGGGACGGGCCGACGGAGGGGGTGGCTTGGGTGCCGGTGCCGGTGCCGGTGCCGGGCGAGGGGTTGTCGGTGTTGGCCGTTGGCGTGGGGGCCGTGCCACCGGTGTCGGACTGCGCCCGTTGGACGGTGACGGCTGCGCTGCCGGTGGGCGTACCACTGGAGCCGGCCGCCGTACCGACGGGGCTGGAGGCCGAGCCGGGGGCGGCGGTCGGTGCGCCGCTGGGGCCGGAGGTGGCTCTCTGGACGCCGGTCACGGCATCACCGGTGCTGGAGGGTGCGCCGCTGGGGCGGGTCGGCGTCGCGGAGGGTTTGGCCGGGGCACCGGCGGACGCGGCTGACGTACGGCTGGGACCGTTCGTCGTCCGTTGGACGTCGACGGCTCCGCCGGAGGGGCCGGTTGCGGTACGCCTGGGGCTGGGGCTGCCCACGGTCGTGCCGGTGCCGGTGCCGGTGCCCGAGCCGGAGTTGAGGCCGGTGCCGGTGTGGGTGGTCGTACCGGAAGTGAGGTCGGAGCCGACGGCGTTGGTGCTGCCGGGGGTGGTGGCGGGGCTGTTCCGCGTGCCGCTGGGGTTGATCGCCGCGCGCTGGATGCCGGCCGCCGGGTTGCCGGGGGCGGTCGCCCGCGTGGCGGGGCCACTGGGTGTGGCTCCGCGACCTGTCGTCGTCCCGGCTGCGTCGCCCGCTGTGTTGCCGAGACCGGCCCCGGACCGTGGGGCGTTGGCCGCCGCGTCGCTCGGGCCGGCCGGTGCGCCGCCGGGGCCGCCCGGTGCTCCGGCGGAGCCGGTGGCCGTCGCGCCGGCGTTGGCTGTCGTGGGGCTGGCTCCGGTCGCCGCTCGCTGGATGCCGGCCTCGCCGGGCCCGGGGGTGGCGGGGGTACTCCCGGGGTGGGTGCCCGTCCCGGGAGGGCTGGTCGCGGTCCAGGTGGTGCCGGTGACGTTCGCGTCGGCGTTGGCTGTCGTGGGGTTGGTTTCGGCCGTCGTCCGCTGGATGCCGGCCTCGCCGGGTCCGTGGGTGGCGGGGGCGCTCCCGGAGGCGGTGCCCGTTCCGCTGCGCCCGCCCGGTGCTCCGGCGGAGCCGGTGGCCGTCGCGGCGGCGTTGGCGGCCGAAGAGCTGGACCCGGTCGCTGCCCGCTGGATGCCGACCTCGGCGTGTCCGGGGGCGGCGGGGCTGTTCCCGGTGTCGTTGCCCGTCCTGCCGGGGTCGGTTGCCGTCCCGGCGCGGCCGACTGCCGTACGGCCGGGACCTGTTGCCGTTCGGCCGGAGTTCTCTCCCGTTCGGCCGGAACCCGTTGCCGTGTCGCCGGAGCCCGTCGTCGCACGCTGGATGCCGAGCCCCGCGCGACCGGGGTCAGCCGCTGCGTGGCCGGAGGCCGGAGCAGCGTCGGGGAAGCCGCCGCCCGGCGAGTCGGCGCCAACAGCCGCTGCGGCAGGCGTCGTCGCCCCACGCGGGCCACCGGACGCGACGACCGGACTCGCACCCGAGTCGGCCGAGCCCGTCGCACCAGGCTTGGACGCCGTACGCACCGATGTGGTGCCGCCCGACGCCGAACGCTGCGGCGAGGCACTGCCGGAGGCCGGGTGCCCGGACGGGGCGCCACCGCCCGACGCCGTATGCCCGGCCGAAGCACCGCCTGCCGTGGTGTGCCCGGACGAGGAAGGGCCTGACGACATCTGCCCGGACGAGGAGGCGCCCGGCGCCGCGTGCCCGGATGAGGCACTCCCCGGAGCCGTACCCCCCGACATCCCACCGGTCCCGGAAGTCTGCGGTCGTGCCGTCGGCAGGGTCCGTCGCTGGACGACGGGCGCGGTCGGGGCCTGGGTCAACGGGGTCGGACGGGCGGCGCGGGGCGGTACGGGAGTCACCCGGGGGCCGGTCGGGCGAGACGGTGTGACCTGGTGCGGCGCGCGCTGCACAGGCCGTGCAGCACTGGGCATGTCGGCGGGGGCCACCGGCTCGTCGTTCGCCACCGGCAGCGTGCGCGAGGGCAGTTCGAGTCCGGCGACGGGTGCCGCCGACGTGGTGAGGACGTCCCTGACGAGCCCGCCTGGTGCTCCGGGCAGGACGGCATGGGACAAGGTCCCGGTGAAGGACGGGTTCTGCCAGGTGCTCAACCGCCCGCTGAACCCGGCGTCCGCGACGACGGCCCGCCCCCCGGTGGCCCGCTGAATCGGAGCGAGCCCCTCCCAGCCACCGACGGAGACGCCGCCGGCGGCCGGATTCGCCCCACCGGCCCGCGTCGCCCCGTGGGCTGAAGCCGCCCCGTGGGCTGAAGCCGCCCCGTGGGCTGAAGCCGCCCCGTGGGCCGAAGTCGCCCCGCCGGCCGAAGCCGTTCCACCCACAGAGCCATCCCCGCCAACCGAACCATCTCCGCCGACAGAGCCGACCCCACTACGGGAGCCCACCCCGCTACGGGAGTTGGCCCCATCAGGGGAGCCCACCCCGCTAGGGGAGCCCACCCCAGGGGAGTCCGCCCCAGCAAGGGAGCTCGCCCCGCCCCCCGGGCGGCTCTCCTCACCCGAGCCAACCCCGTCAACCCCACGCCGGCGCCCCGCCGGACCGGCGGCGGCCCGTAGGCGATCCAAGAAGCCCACGTGTCAGCCCTCCGACCCGCCCCGTGTCACGAGGGACGCGATCTGTTCGGTGTAGCGGCGGCGGTCGTGGTGTTCGAGGTCGAGGATCTCCTCGAAGCTCCAGTGGAAGTGGTAGGCGACGTACGCGATCTCCTCGTGCAGCCGGTCGGTCGCGTACGTCACGATTCCCCCAGGCGGCTCCCGCCGAGTTCGACCTCGAAGGGCTCGGAGCAGTGGGGGCACTCCACAGCCGCACGGGTGTGGCCCTCCGCGTTGACCTGCCGGTAGAAGTCCTGCAGGAACGCGAGGTCGGACGCGAACATGTTCTCCACGATCCCGTCGTGGACCATCGGCAGGTTGCCCAGCCGGGTGATGACCCGGCCGAGCAGCACGACCGACAGGTACGCCGGGTTCTCCTGCACGCGGACGTCGCGGAGCGGGATCAACTCGTCCCGG from the Streptomyces sp. NBC_00310 genome contains:
- a CDS encoding DUF6760 family protein; the protein is MTYATDRLHEEIAYVAYHFHWSFEEILDLEHHDRRRYTEQIASLVTRGGSEG
- a CDS encoding VgrG-related protein; translation: MVKPSFSNVIHVTLDGAKLPPEYADLLVGGWVDLGAGVPGAFRLTFRDPHGLLLGKLNVRFGTKVVIAPVADGQGAASPLLTGEVTGMETDYDGTGTFTVVRGYDPGHRLMRVRRVAAYRNQTAADIARKLAGMNGIPVGQVQGTKTVYDFISQSNVTDWDFLARLADENEMVMSLDAKGKFQFVKPKPASGAPPTSTPGEKSPFVLQAGVDILRCRAAVTAADQVGRVEARGWNVTTKKKLTATTPANSHPGIAIGSTPQKAAGAFKAAKLVETDVPYDLQSEVTHAAGSLADDITSSFAELEVTVRGNPQLRPGVPVTLTEVGAPFEGKYTCTSVRHSFGDGSHYETWVTVSGRQWRSLFGLTSGGGTAAPRLPSVANALVTDVQDPLKQGRVKLQFPWLDDTYVSDWTRTVQMGGKGGGGIFPLDVGDEVLVAFDRGSLDHPFVIGGLYNGVDKPTPVKDVWLHDPVKKKAIRHTLSDREGNRVDLLSQQTGLRKQGVRLATGNDRLIINLDRTKTEITVDSKGAVSITGGTSVSVKAGTDLTLSARRSVTIRSGGPLNLQGQGLVSLRSLGGVVNVNAMGALNLSAAGAATVNAAGTVQINAVGQLGLKAVKVDIFGGFFVNTVKYPFG
- a CDS encoding GPW/gp25 family protein yields the protein MAEQFVGSGWAFPLRIGPTGGIALVSGEREVEEAIRLILATSPGERPMRPEFGCAIHDLVFAPVNEATAGRIQHEVYASLDRWEPRIEVTDVEVTAGADQGVLFIDVRYAIRGTNNPRSLVFPFYVIPSHDEPDLASEGSDRPESDR
- a CDS encoding CIS tube protein, encoding MAKGSKGGAGKSLVRATLAIHEPPVGTSTTPGGLMKTFSFEFNPAELTLRRGAQWKTTISAAVRDGALPEFMGPEAREMNVEIFLDSSDKPSGTTVLKKVESLLSCCEVTTKSLAAKQPSPPWVVFQWGSFSTARFTAYVSSVDVTYSLFGTTGVPIRATCRMSLHEIPSTTKGQNPTSGALTARSVHRVVAGDSLQSLAWREYGNASAWRAIAEANGIDDPTRLPTGIELVLPAAEEVGF
- a CDS encoding phage tail protein; amino-acid sequence: MPRDLDPGSTIFFTLTIDGESLGYFNGCEGLSSTVEIEHRQEGGNNGFVWQFPSRVTFSNIRLTRPLTPDTAKVAAWISSVATGVKRPTAQIAALRADGSEVAHWGLIDVLPVSWQGPSLDPANPSVATEVLEITHHGFTD